From Rubinisphaera margarita, a single genomic window includes:
- a CDS encoding MazG nucleotide pyrophosphohydrolase domain-containing protein, whose protein sequence is MTDNAPTDTPKDLTVRDLQQMIQAMFGHKDSQRGIDGTFMWFMEEVGELSAALRSRNPEELKGEFADVLAWLVTLANLTDIDLENAVAEKYCRGCPRCHAVICECHLSKKP, encoded by the coding sequence ATGACCGATAACGCTCCGACTGACACTCCCAAAGATCTGACCGTCCGCGATCTGCAGCAGATGATTCAGGCCATGTTCGGGCACAAGGATTCCCAGCGGGGCATCGACGGGACCTTCATGTGGTTCATGGAAGAGGTCGGCGAACTGTCCGCTGCCCTCCGCTCCCGCAACCCGGAGGAACTCAAGGGCGAGTTCGCCGATGTCCTCGCCTGGCTGGTCACGCTGGCTAACCTGACCGATATCGATCTTGAAAACGCGGTCGCCGAGAAGTACTGTCGTGGATGTCCCCGGTGTCACGCCGTTATCTGTGAGTGTCACCTGTCGAAGAAACCGTAA
- the cls gene encoding cardiolipin synthase, with the protein MQEYSAFFLFIEWIVRLLFIPVIAMKYRPPAALAWIAIVSFQPFVGIILLYIFGSNRLPRRRIAEHARRRRTLQLDIWPLLHKYCIDPEPLTERQSRHCLSVQLGEMPAVTGNDFELIDDTDEAIDRIIADIEQAEVNVHLLFYIWRNDETGRRMADAIVDAEKRGVHCRVLVDAVGSGNFIRTQSQRLEEAGVEIWPILPVNLFRRRFHRIDMRNHRKLVVIDGKIAYTGSQNIVNSDYGTKRTIWHDLMMRLKGPIVLQLQSVFLTDWFAETHIQLDKHECFPHPHDEGDHSMQLFPSGPTYRTLNLHRLIVAMLYQARREVTITTPYFVPDDSLMQAIEVARLRGVRVILVLPERSDQILVSAAQRSFYAELLEMDVEIFLFKPGLLHSKTLTIDRQFALVGTSNMDIRSFSLNLELNLILFDEATVETVSQQQKAYLKKAVPLTHAEWEERHLVKNFGEAVARLLAPLL; encoded by the coding sequence ATGCAAGAATACTCCGCATTCTTTCTGTTCATTGAGTGGATTGTTCGTCTGCTGTTCATTCCGGTCATAGCGATGAAGTACCGCCCTCCGGCGGCTCTGGCGTGGATTGCGATCGTCTCCTTCCAGCCATTTGTGGGCATCATTCTGCTCTATATTTTTGGCTCAAACCGGCTGCCACGTCGTCGTATCGCCGAACATGCCCGCCGACGTCGGACGCTTCAGCTCGATATCTGGCCGCTGCTGCACAAGTACTGTATCGATCCGGAACCACTCACAGAACGGCAGTCGCGGCACTGCCTCTCGGTTCAGCTGGGTGAAATGCCAGCCGTGACCGGCAATGACTTTGAGCTGATCGATGACACGGATGAAGCCATCGATCGCATTATCGCCGATATTGAGCAGGCCGAAGTCAACGTTCACCTGCTGTTCTACATCTGGCGGAACGACGAGACCGGGAGACGGATGGCTGATGCCATCGTCGACGCTGAGAAACGGGGCGTACATTGTCGAGTGCTCGTTGATGCGGTCGGCTCGGGGAATTTCATTCGCACACAATCCCAGCGACTGGAAGAGGCCGGCGTTGAGATCTGGCCGATTCTGCCGGTGAACCTGTTTCGCCGCCGGTTTCATCGCATCGACATGCGGAACCATCGGAAGCTGGTCGTGATCGACGGCAAGATTGCCTATACCGGCAGTCAGAACATCGTGAATTCTGACTACGGCACGAAACGAACAATCTGGCACGATCTCATGATGCGCCTCAAGGGGCCGATCGTGCTGCAGTTGCAGTCGGTGTTCCTCACGGACTGGTTCGCGGAAACGCATATTCAGCTCGACAAGCACGAGTGTTTCCCGCACCCACATGATGAAGGGGACCACAGCATGCAGCTGTTCCCCAGTGGACCGACCTATCGCACGCTCAACCTGCATCGGCTCATCGTGGCCATGCTGTATCAGGCGCGCCGAGAGGTCACGATCACGACACCCTACTTCGTGCCGGATGATTCCCTAATGCAGGCGATCGAAGTGGCCCGCCTGCGGGGCGTCCGCGTGATACTCGTATTGCCCGAACGGTCCGATCAGATTCTCGTCAGTGCCGCTCAGCGGTCGTTCTACGCCGAACTGCTGGAGATGGACGTCGAGATCTTCCTGTTCAAGCCGGGGCTACTGCATTCCAAGACGCTGACCATCGACCGGCAGTTCGCGCTGGTCGGGACAAGCAATATGGATATCCGTTCGTTCTCGTTGAATCTGGAACTGAACCTGATTCTGTTCGATGAAGCGACCGTCGAAACGGTCTCTCAACAGCAGAAGGCCTATTTGAAAAAAGCCGTTCCGCTGACGCACGCCGAATGGGAAGAGCGTCACCTGGTCAAGAACTTCGGCGAAGCGGTCGCCCGTCTGCTTGCTCCACTGCTGTAG
- the pheT gene encoding phenylalanine--tRNA ligase subunit beta has protein sequence MIVSWNWLNDYVDPKCKATEAAERLMMSGLNLEEIMPRDNDSAIDLEVTSNRADCLGHIGVARELAVLFQKDLNIPAAEIAPVSDKTESVTSIENRVLDHCPQYETRIIRGVKVGPSPDWLKTRLEALGLRSVNNVVDVTNYVLLECGQPLHAFDFNLLDGKKIVIRMAEKGEKIEAIDGRMYELDEQTCLIADASRPVAIAGVMGGKSTEVTEQTTDLLIETANFAPLSVRRTARKLSLFSDSSFRFERGVDVQQIDWASRRCCELIVQVAGGEILDVPLMAGNFEPKPEEPITLRFAQIKRILGVDISAETSRDILKRLGLKELEADNEQAKYVAPTWRADLTREADLLEEVARIHGYDQIPEDVPPPVKATAKSRQDRTTDLVHRTLNAAGFYEAITMSFTSTEQAAAINPQQIVSRLQVEHSSRKKENVLRPSLIPSLLVCRRANERTGSSGAQLYEISRVFTDLNEAGAVQPLMISCVTSRGFFELKGILERLVREINAEAKLVAEPCNDAGFTPGRGAKLLINGEHWGWMGDVAPRTLQQFGLKEETCAAELHLQPLIELLELAPQAQALPQFPAIERDFNFLLEDKVSWQQLADAIRSSGGSLLEDVEFVSEYRGKPIEAGKKTYLARAAFRAEDRTLTGEEVDATHAAIVSRCESDLHAVLR, from the coding sequence ATGATTGTCAGCTGGAACTGGTTAAACGACTACGTCGACCCGAAGTGCAAGGCCACAGAAGCCGCTGAGCGGTTGATGATGTCGGGGCTGAATCTCGAAGAGATCATGCCGCGGGATAACGACTCGGCCATCGATCTGGAAGTGACGAGCAACCGGGCCGACTGCCTCGGGCATATCGGCGTCGCCCGCGAACTGGCCGTGCTGTTTCAGAAGGATCTCAACATCCCGGCAGCCGAGATCGCGCCGGTCAGTGACAAGACCGAGTCGGTCACGTCGATCGAAAATCGCGTGCTCGATCACTGCCCGCAGTATGAAACCCGCATCATTCGCGGCGTGAAAGTCGGCCCAAGTCCCGACTGGCTGAAAACGCGACTCGAAGCTCTCGGTCTGCGATCGGTCAACAACGTGGTCGATGTCACCAACTACGTGCTGCTCGAATGTGGCCAGCCGCTGCATGCGTTCGATTTCAATCTGCTTGATGGCAAGAAGATCGTCATCCGCATGGCCGAGAAAGGCGAGAAGATCGAAGCGATCGACGGACGCATGTACGAGCTTGACGAGCAGACCTGCCTCATCGCCGATGCTTCCCGGCCCGTTGCCATTGCCGGCGTGATGGGTGGCAAGTCGACCGAAGTGACCGAGCAGACGACCGATCTGCTGATCGAGACGGCCAATTTCGCTCCTCTGTCGGTTCGCCGGACCGCTCGCAAACTCTCGCTGTTCAGCGATTCGTCGTTCCGTTTCGAACGAGGCGTCGATGTGCAGCAGATCGACTGGGCGAGCCGCCGCTGTTGCGAACTGATCGTGCAGGTTGCCGGCGGCGAGATCCTCGACGTTCCGCTGATGGCCGGGAACTTCGAGCCGAAGCCGGAAGAACCGATCACGCTTCGCTTCGCGCAGATCAAACGCATCCTTGGCGTCGACATCTCCGCCGAAACGAGCCGCGATATCCTCAAGCGACTCGGACTGAAAGAACTCGAAGCTGACAACGAACAGGCGAAGTACGTCGCCCCGACCTGGCGAGCCGACCTGACTCGCGAAGCCGATCTTCTCGAAGAAGTCGCCCGTATTCATGGGTACGATCAGATTCCGGAAGACGTGCCGCCGCCGGTGAAGGCGACCGCAAAGTCGCGGCAGGACCGCACGACCGATCTTGTGCATCGCACGCTCAACGCGGCTGGCTTCTACGAAGCGATCACGATGAGCTTCACCTCGACCGAACAGGCAGCCGCCATCAATCCGCAGCAGATCGTTTCCCGGCTGCAGGTCGAGCACTCGTCACGGAAAAAAGAGAACGTGCTGCGTCCGTCGCTGATTCCAAGCCTGCTGGTCTGTCGCCGGGCCAATGAGCGAACCGGTTCGAGCGGAGCGCAGCTGTACGAAATCTCGCGGGTCTTCACCGATCTGAACGAAGCCGGAGCCGTGCAGCCGCTGATGATCAGCTGCGTCACCAGCCGGGGCTTCTTCGAGTTGAAAGGCATCCTCGAACGCCTTGTCCGCGAGATCAACGCGGAAGCAAAACTCGTGGCCGAGCCGTGTAACGACGCCGGCTTTACTCCGGGCCGCGGAGCAAAACTGCTCATCAACGGCGAGCACTGGGGATGGATGGGCGATGTCGCTCCCAGGACGCTGCAGCAGTTCGGGCTCAAGGAAGAAACGTGTGCGGCTGAGCTGCATCTTCAACCATTGATTGAGTTGCTCGAACTCGCTCCACAGGCTCAGGCGCTGCCCCAGTTCCCGGCGATTGAACGCGACTTCAACTTTCTGCTCGAAGACAAAGTCAGCTGGCAGCAGCTGGCCGACGCGATTCGCTCCTCGGGCGGTTCGCTGCTCGAAGACGTTGAGTTCGTCAGCGAGTATCGCGGCAAACCGATTGAAGCCGGGAAGAAGACCTATCTGGCACGAGCCGCGTTCCGGGCGGAAGATCGCACGCTGACGGGCGAAGAAGTCGACGCCACCCACGCAGCGATCGTTTCCCGCTGCGAATCCGACCTCCATGCCGTGCTGCGATAA
- a CDS encoding prolyl oligopeptidase family serine peptidase: protein MKILAAIPAFLLILLNFSSPAAADGPADNLPANVRPVPPTGIVLEDADRRELLEECGRLDELIAQLKERRDSRTPKLLPDVEIFARAVRQNVEHGELFSPGDIKAAKSVLAEGIRRAESLLEGKAPWTTQTGLVVRGYRSKIDRTVQPYGLEIPHDYSFGQKDRVRLDLWFHGRGEKVTETPFINQRMTKPGQYQPENTIVLHPFGRYCNAFKLAGEIDVLEALEHAKENYRIDESRIAVRGFSMGGAGCWQMAVHYPGLFFAANPGAGFSETPEFLKIFQKEDLKPTWYEEKLWRMYDCPGYAVNLYQLPTIAYSGELDIQKQAADIMEAALKKEQLLLTHIIGPETKHSIHPDSKKIISAKLDSLSAQVPPQPSETLWFATYTLRYNEVEWLTLTGLEEHWEEAEVKVRLVPEDSLIELTQTGVTGLKLTFDAGECPFVPNRNVTLVLQSRGPRGSTIQKLTLERPETDRSWSVELHRSGREWKSGPIPADGLRKKPGLQGPIDDAFMDSFVIVAPTGESWNEKAEAWAKAEQERAIAEWRRQFRGDAIVVNDSELTEEQIQNSNLILFGEPSSNSYLGKVLDRLPLQWTKETVTMNGQSAPAANHAPVLIYPNPENPERYVVLNSGFTYREYAYLNNARQVPKLPDWAVINLDTEPNALWPGKVIEAGFFDEEWKP, encoded by the coding sequence GTGAAAATTCTTGCGGCAATTCCTGCTTTTCTGCTGATTCTGCTCAACTTTTCCAGTCCGGCTGCCGCAGATGGACCGGCTGATAATCTGCCCGCCAATGTCCGCCCGGTTCCTCCGACCGGCATCGTGCTGGAAGATGCGGACCGACGTGAACTGCTCGAGGAGTGCGGTCGACTCGATGAACTGATCGCCCAGTTGAAAGAACGTCGGGATTCCCGTACGCCGAAGCTGCTGCCCGATGTCGAAATCTTCGCCCGGGCAGTTCGGCAGAATGTTGAACATGGCGAGCTGTTCTCGCCCGGCGACATCAAGGCCGCGAAGTCGGTGCTGGCCGAAGGCATCCGACGAGCCGAGTCGCTGCTCGAAGGCAAAGCTCCCTGGACCACGCAGACCGGACTGGTTGTTCGCGGCTATCGTTCGAAAATCGATCGGACCGTGCAGCCGTACGGTCTCGAGATTCCGCACGACTATTCCTTTGGTCAGAAGGACCGCGTGCGGCTCGATCTGTGGTTCCACGGGCGTGGGGAAAAGGTGACCGAAACGCCGTTCATCAATCAGCGGATGACGAAGCCGGGGCAGTATCAGCCGGAGAATACGATCGTTCTGCATCCGTTCGGGCGGTACTGCAACGCGTTCAAACTCGCTGGCGAAATCGATGTCCTCGAAGCTCTGGAGCATGCAAAAGAGAACTACCGCATCGATGAGAGCCGGATCGCCGTGCGGGGATTCTCGATGGGCGGAGCCGGCTGCTGGCAGATGGCTGTGCATTATCCGGGACTGTTCTTCGCAGCCAATCCGGGAGCCGGTTTTTCGGAGACGCCGGAGTTTCTGAAGATCTTCCAGAAGGAAGACCTGAAACCGACCTGGTACGAAGAGAAACTCTGGCGGATGTACGACTGCCCGGGATACGCCGTGAATCTGTATCAGCTGCCGACGATTGCCTACAGCGGGGAACTCGACATCCAGAAGCAGGCCGCCGATATCATGGAAGCCGCCCTGAAGAAGGAACAACTCCTGTTGACCCACATCATCGGCCCGGAAACCAAGCACTCGATTCACCCCGATTCGAAGAAGATCATTTCCGCGAAGCTCGACAGTCTGTCAGCCCAGGTCCCTCCCCAGCCGAGTGAAACGCTGTGGTTCGCCACCTATACGCTCCGATACAACGAAGTCGAGTGGCTCACCCTCACCGGGCTCGAAGAGCACTGGGAAGAGGCCGAAGTCAAAGTTCGGCTGGTTCCCGAAGACAGCCTGATCGAACTGACGCAGACCGGAGTCACCGGGTTGAAACTGACATTCGACGCCGGGGAATGCCCGTTCGTGCCGAATCGCAACGTGACTCTCGTGCTGCAGTCGCGCGGTCCACGCGGGAGCACGATTCAGAAGCTGACGCTTGAGCGGCCTGAAACCGATCGGTCGTGGAGTGTCGAACTGCATCGCAGCGGACGTGAATGGAAATCGGGACCGATCCCCGCTGACGGACTCCGCAAGAAGCCGGGACTGCAGGGGCCGATTGACGATGCGTTCATGGATTCGTTCGTCATCGTCGCGCCGACCGGCGAGAGCTGGAATGAGAAAGCGGAGGCCTGGGCCAAAGCCGAGCAGGAACGGGCCATCGCCGAATGGCGGCGACAGTTCCGCGGCGATGCGATCGTCGTCAACGATTCGGAACTGACCGAAGAGCAGATCCAGAACTCAAATCTGATCCTGTTCGGCGAACCGTCGAGCAACAGCTATCTCGGAAAGGTTCTTGATCGTCTTCCACTTCAGTGGACGAAGGAAACGGTGACGATGAACGGCCAGTCCGCCCCGGCTGCCAACCACGCTCCGGTGCTGATCTATCCCAACCCCGAGAATCCCGAGCGATACGTCGTCCTCAACAGCGGCTTCACCTATCGCGAGTATGCTTACCTCAACAATGCCCGCCAGGTTCCGAAGCTGCCCGACTGGGCCGTGATTAACCTCGACACCGAACCGAACGCTCTCTGGCCCGGCAAGGTGATTGAAGCCGGCTTCTTTGATGAAGAGTGGAAGCCGTAA
- a CDS encoding inositol monophosphatase family protein yields MPNPAYQSRLEFALDAAEQARTLILKYYQNQELAVDSKKDNTPVTEADRGAELLIRELLARSFPDDGILGEEFPETPGKNNFRWILDPIDGTKSFVHGVPLFGCLIGLEEVGEDGERNCVMGVCGFPALDEVVYAAKGSGAWWKIKSADPIPAKVSSVDNLEEACFCTTNVARWEQLGLGKPYHTLCNRVQLTRGWGDCFGHMLVATGRAEIMVDPVLSEWDAAALLPILEEAGGHFIDRDGKASIYSKNGISINAALKDQFLEIMNDR; encoded by the coding sequence ATGCCGAATCCCGCATATCAGTCCCGCCTTGAGTTCGCCCTCGATGCCGCCGAACAGGCCAGGACTCTGATCCTGAAGTACTACCAGAATCAGGAACTGGCCGTCGATTCCAAGAAAGACAACACGCCGGTCACCGAAGCCGACCGTGGAGCCGAACTGCTGATCCGCGAACTGCTCGCCAGGAGCTTTCCGGACGACGGCATCCTCGGCGAAGAGTTTCCGGAAACCCCCGGCAAGAACAACTTCCGCTGGATCCTCGATCCGATCGATGGCACGAAGTCGTTTGTCCACGGCGTCCCCCTCTTCGGCTGCCTGATCGGTCTGGAAGAAGTCGGCGAGGATGGCGAACGAAACTGTGTGATGGGCGTCTGCGGCTTCCCGGCTCTCGATGAAGTCGTGTATGCGGCGAAGGGTTCGGGGGCGTGGTGGAAGATCAAATCGGCCGATCCGATCCCGGCGAAGGTTTCGAGTGTCGACAACCTTGAAGAAGCCTGCTTCTGCACCACGAACGTGGCCCGCTGGGAACAGCTCGGACTCGGCAAGCCGTATCACACCCTCTGCAACCGCGTCCAACTGACGCGCGGCTGGGGCGACTGCTTCGGGCACATGCTCGTCGCCACCGGACGGGCTGAGATCATGGTCGATCCGGTCCTCAGCGAATGGGATGCAGCCGCCCTGCTCCCGATTCTCGAAGAAGCCGGCGGCCACTTCATCGATCGCGACGGAAAAGCCTCGATCTACTCCAAGAACGGAATCTCGATCAACGCGGCTCTGAAGGATCAGTTCCTGGAAATCATGAACGACCGGTAA
- a CDS encoding arylsulfatase gives MKSSRLFLPVLACLFVFGALASQTLMAAERPNVVIVMTDDQGYGDLSCHGNPVLKTPHIDELYGESLRLTDYHVAPTCSPTRCAFLTGHWTNRTGVWHTIMGRSMLREDEVTLGQLFKDGGYATGMFGKWHLGDNYPYRPEDRGFTEVLRHGGGGVGQTPDYWNNAYFDGSYWHNGEPTPVEGFCTDVFFRAAKNFIKAQKKADQPFLAYIATNAPHGPMHAPPEASAPYSDHNTGLANFYGMIANIDDNVGQLREFLDEEGLTDNTIFIFTTDNGTSSGAKIFNAGMRGSKGSEYDGGHRVPFFLHWPNGGFAESRDVTEITAHVDIVPTLLAMCGVEAPSSLKFDGINLLPMLKDSSAQWPDRILVTDSQRVKDPIKWRKSSVMTNRWRLINGEELYDMKNDPGQKSDVASAHPEVKERLREFYEDWWAELEPTFSQSTPIYLGHEADNPARLTSHDWITTRLTPWNQQHIRNAYNGKENTGFWNVKVVADGTYKIRLRRWPEEADKAISASLPPGEDVPGVKPFRATPGKAINPEKVTLQIGDTTETQPVDGSRKEVTFQLPLKAGTTTMSALFTTANGEEYGAYYAYVEKID, from the coding sequence ATGAAATCGTCCCGTCTCTTCCTGCCGGTTCTGGCCTGTCTGTTCGTTTTCGGTGCACTGGCATCACAGACTTTGATGGCAGCCGAGCGTCCCAACGTGGTCATTGTGATGACCGATGACCAAGGCTACGGCGACCTGTCCTGTCATGGGAACCCGGTGCTGAAGACCCCGCACATCGATGAGTTGTACGGCGAGTCACTCCGGTTGACTGACTACCACGTCGCGCCCACATGCTCACCCACCCGCTGTGCGTTTCTCACTGGCCACTGGACAAACCGGACCGGCGTCTGGCATACGATCATGGGCCGTTCGATGCTGCGGGAAGATGAGGTCACCCTCGGTCAGCTGTTCAAAGATGGCGGCTATGCGACAGGAATGTTCGGCAAGTGGCATCTCGGCGACAACTATCCGTATCGCCCGGAAGACCGGGGCTTCACCGAAGTTCTTCGTCACGGCGGGGGTGGAGTCGGACAGACGCCCGATTACTGGAACAACGCTTATTTCGATGGTTCTTACTGGCACAACGGCGAGCCGACTCCCGTGGAAGGCTTCTGCACCGACGTCTTTTTCCGGGCCGCGAAGAACTTCATCAAAGCTCAGAAAAAGGCCGACCAGCCCTTCCTGGCCTACATTGCTACGAACGCCCCGCACGGCCCGATGCACGCTCCACCAGAAGCGAGCGCCCCCTATAGCGACCACAATACCGGTCTCGCCAACTTCTATGGAATGATCGCCAACATCGATGACAACGTCGGCCAGCTCCGCGAGTTCCTCGACGAGGAAGGACTCACCGACAACACGATCTTTATCTTCACAACCGACAACGGGACGTCGAGTGGAGCTAAGATCTTCAACGCCGGCATGCGAGGCTCCAAGGGGAGCGAATACGATGGCGGACATCGCGTGCCGTTCTTCCTGCACTGGCCGAACGGCGGCTTCGCAGAGAGCCGCGACGTGACTGAGATCACCGCGCATGTCGATATCGTGCCGACCCTGCTGGCCATGTGCGGCGTGGAAGCCCCCAGCTCACTGAAGTTCGACGGCATTAATCTGCTGCCGATGCTGAAAGACAGCTCCGCTCAGTGGCCCGACCGGATTCTCGTGACCGACTCACAGCGGGTGAAAGATCCCATCAAGTGGCGGAAGAGTTCCGTGATGACGAACCGCTGGCGGCTCATCAATGGGGAAGAGCTCTACGACATGAAGAACGATCCGGGACAGAAGAGCGATGTCGCGTCCGCTCATCCCGAGGTCAAAGAGCGGCTGCGTGAGTTCTACGAAGACTGGTGGGCCGAGCTCGAGCCGACCTTCTCGCAGTCAACGCCGATCTATCTGGGACACGAAGCCGATAACCCGGCTCGCCTGACATCCCACGACTGGATCACAACCCGACTGACACCCTGGAACCAGCAGCACATTCGCAACGCCTACAACGGCAAAGAGAACACCGGCTTCTGGAATGTGAAAGTGGTCGCCGACGGCACCTACAAAATCCGACTCCGACGCTGGCCGGAAGAAGCGGACAAAGCAATCTCGGCCTCTCTGCCCCCGGGCGAGGATGTCCCCGGTGTGAAGCCCTTCCGAGCGACGCCGGGAAAAGCGATCAACCCTGAGAAAGTGACGCTGCAGATCGGCGACACGACCGAAACCCAACCGGTCGACGGCAGCAGGAAGGAAGTCACCTTTCAACTCCCGTTGAAAGCCGGCACGACAACCATGTCCGCCCTCTTCACCACAGCCAATGGAGAAGAGTACGGGGCGTACTACGCCTATGTGGAGAAGATCGACTGA
- a CDS encoding lactate racemase domain-containing protein — MASSTAEGVRTTMSEDEVRTWIAENVKLEDFVGKTVLMIVPDATRTAPLPLLFDTLHKMLKPRVEALDVIFALGTHPPMSEMQMCDLLGISEKERQRLFFQLGLYNHEWDREEMLTQLGVLTEDDTYEISNGLMREEVPVKINKRVLNYDMLFVVGPVFPHEVVGFSGGNKYFFPGISGPEVLNFFHWLGALITNASIIGVKDTPVRRVVNKAASLIPCERRAMTFVVAPDASLYGMAYGTPEDAWHAAADISSEVHIKWQDKQFKQVLSCCPLMYDELWVAGKCMYKLEPVVADGGELIIYAPHLTEISITHGELIREIGYHVRDYFVKQPDRFSHIPRGVLAHSTHVRGGGTYEDGVEKPRVQVTLASQIPPEVCAEINLGYRDPDTIDVESFANREDEGILLVRKAGEHLYRTR; from the coding sequence ATGGCGTCGTCGACTGCGGAAGGTGTGCGAACAACGATGTCCGAAGACGAAGTTCGGACCTGGATCGCCGAGAATGTGAAGTTGGAAGACTTCGTCGGCAAGACCGTGCTCATGATCGTTCCGGACGCGACCCGCACCGCGCCGCTGCCGCTGCTCTTCGACACCCTGCATAAGATGCTTAAACCCCGCGTGGAAGCGCTGGATGTGATCTTCGCGCTCGGCACTCATCCGCCAATGTCGGAAATGCAGATGTGCGATCTGCTTGGCATTTCGGAGAAAGAACGTCAGCGGCTCTTCTTTCAGCTCGGGCTCTACAACCACGAGTGGGACCGCGAAGAGATGCTGACTCAACTCGGCGTCCTCACCGAAGACGACACCTACGAAATCTCCAACGGTCTGATGCGGGAAGAAGTCCCGGTCAAAATCAACAAGCGGGTCCTCAATTACGACATGCTGTTCGTCGTCGGCCCCGTCTTTCCGCATGAAGTGGTCGGCTTCTCCGGCGGTAACAAGTACTTCTTCCCCGGCATCTCCGGCCCGGAAGTGCTCAATTTCTTCCACTGGCTCGGGGCTCTCATCACGAATGCCTCGATCATCGGGGTGAAGGACACTCCGGTCCGCCGCGTCGTCAACAAAGCCGCTTCACTCATTCCGTGTGAACGTCGGGCAATGACGTTCGTCGTCGCGCCCGATGCCAGCCTGTATGGCATGGCCTACGGCACCCCGGAAGACGCCTGGCACGCCGCAGCCGATATTTCTTCGGAAGTGCACATCAAATGGCAGGACAAGCAGTTCAAGCAGGTCCTGTCCTGCTGCCCGCTGATGTACGACGAACTCTGGGTCGCCGGAAAGTGCATGTACAAGCTGGAGCCGGTCGTCGCCGATGGGGGCGAGCTGATCATCTACGCTCCGCACCTCACCGAGATTTCGATCACGCACGGCGAGCTGATTCGCGAGATCGGCTACCACGTTCGAGATTATTTCGTGAAGCAGCCGGACCGGTTCTCCCATATTCCTCGCGGCGTGCTTGCTCACTCGACTCACGTGCGTGGCGGCGGCACCTATGAAGACGGTGTCGAGAAGCCGCGCGTGCAGGTCACGCTGGCTTCGCAGATTCCGCCGGAAGTCTGTGCCGAGATCAACCTCGGCTACCGCGATCCCGATACGATCGATGTCGAATCGTTCGCCAACCGGGAAGACGAAGGGATCCTGCTCGTTCGTAAAGCGGGCGAACACCTGTACCGAACCCGCTGA
- a CDS encoding mechanosensitive ion channel family protein, protein MWPSLLTLAQSSEGPPATTTTVTEEVPVDGLTEATTWALSIKDYAFEHGPTILLNIVAALLIFLIGRIIASWLTSLTATAMRRANVDNTLIQFARSIVYWILIVFVIMAALERVGVNTTTFAAAIAAAGLAIGLALQNSLSNFAAGIMLILFHPFRVGHYVEAGGTSGIVEEIQIFNTVLRTPDNKRIVVPNSSITSNNITNYAAHELRRIDLVVTCGYDDNLREVRQFLEETLAAEPRILDDPAPLIAVDQLADSGVNFIVRPWVKTSEYWDIRWTLLEAIKTGFDDRGFTIPYPTRDINIVKQPG, encoded by the coding sequence ATGTGGCCTTCGCTGTTGACTCTGGCTCAATCTTCGGAAGGTCCTCCCGCGACCACGACCACCGTGACCGAGGAGGTACCTGTCGACGGCCTGACCGAAGCGACAACGTGGGCGCTCAGCATCAAGGACTACGCCTTCGAGCACGGCCCGACGATTCTGCTCAATATCGTGGCGGCTCTGCTCATCTTTCTCATCGGGCGAATCATCGCCAGCTGGCTGACGTCGCTGACCGCGACTGCGATGCGGCGGGCCAATGTCGACAACACGCTGATTCAGTTCGCCCGCAGCATCGTCTACTGGATTCTCATCGTTTTCGTCATCATGGCGGCTCTCGAACGGGTTGGCGTCAATACGACCACCTTTGCCGCCGCGATTGCTGCCGCCGGGCTGGCGATTGGTCTGGCATTGCAGAATTCGCTCTCGAACTTCGCCGCCGGCATCATGCTGATTCTGTTTCACCCGTTCCGGGTCGGCCACTATGTCGAAGCCGGAGGGACGAGTGGCATTGTTGAAGAGATTCAGATCTTCAACACCGTCCTGCGAACACCGGACAACAAACGGATTGTGGTGCCGAACAGTTCGATCACATCGAACAACATCACCAACTATGCGGCTCATGAACTCCGCCGCATCGACCTGGTCGTCACCTGTGGCTACGACGATAACCTTCGTGAAGTCCGTCAGTTCCTCGAAGAAACCCTCGCCGCAGAGCCCCGCATTCTGGACGATCCCGCTCCCCTCATCGCCGTCGATCAACTGGCCGACAGCGGTGTGAATTTCATCGTTCGTCCCTGGGTGAAGACCTCCGAGTACTGGGACATCCGCTGGACACTCCTCGAAGCAATTAAAACCGGCTTCGACGACCGCGGCTTCACGATTCCGTATCCGACCCGGGATATCAATATCGTCAAACAGCCGGGGTAG